In Syngnathus typhle isolate RoL2023-S1 ecotype Sweden linkage group LG14, RoL_Styp_1.0, whole genome shotgun sequence, one genomic interval encodes:
- the LOC133167161 gene encoding leucine-rich repeat-containing protein 24-like, with amino-acid sequence MAFGALAAATQMAIAAGISLLVLTALLLVAMIYSRRLREHKDQHAANKEESILYLNDYSDGPTTFAQLEEFRDERGHEMFILNRAKPVLPPALPAAPPDAGGPSGSLATGPPPSPSLPTAEADSDIQTARRIAGEGGEAEPVMTLEGEGVFVNHAGLFVDSLTA; translated from the exons ATGGCCTTTGGCGCACTGGCCGCTGCCACGCAGATGGCCATCGCCGCCGGCATCTCGCTGCTGGTGCTCACCGCGCTGCTGCTGGTCGCCATGATCTACAGCCGACGACTGCGAGAACACAAGGACCAGCACGCTGCGAACAAG GAGGAGAGCATCCTTTACCTGAACGACTACTCGGACGGGCCGACCACGTTCGCCCAGCTGGAAGAGTTCCGGGACGAGCGTGGCCACGAGATGTTCATCCTGAACCGTGCCAAACCCGTGTTGCCACCGGCCCTGCCCGCTGCCCCCCCTGACGCCGGCGGCCCCTCTGGCTCCTTGGCAACCGGCCCACCTCCCAGCCCCTCGCTCCCCACCGCTGAGGCGGACAGCGACATTCAGACCGCGCGAAGAATTGCTGGCGAGGGTGGCGAGGCGGAGCCGGTCATGACGCTAGAGGGCGAGGGGGTCTTTGTCAACCACGCCGGCTTGTTTGTGGACTCTCTGACGGCCTAA
- the LOC133167237 gene encoding spindle assembly abnormal protein 6 homolog, with the protein MFSLQLLFSCDSPSLDGPGQLSVMETNSFKHSNQLSLRLTQGSDKHVKDYLAACLASVKAEKEALELKLKKTEDDLTRRLNDAEQTLSEMERMRLEWTLEKNSLCSRHADELRREQEKAADLQERQQQQTQKHCQDLERAHQRDSQQMQSRLVQLETSCGQLSDRDYQNQAALRDLKAKLVAAEEECQRFQQQVASMRRQRDSAETALHANERLGQQLQTRVGTLEQEAKDREQNASRTQEALKAAQQQKETLEEDARSKEAQVEILSADLKKANEIIKKFWCELQVQQSKNKDKNVALVEQEKVLRDTSTQLERAQGEVRDAHQQLQHKDQQVASLKEQLESSMKKLAESKELLQSNENVIGWINKQLNEKRLSEMLAEPPRSTPPTAAMTSAAHFYPHVSKSPAMPDVVYKPAASPSVGGLDAKYFKRRDDGGGPVRESPDALIAREFPRSKTPSAYFPN; encoded by the exons atgttttcgcT ccagctgctgttctcatgcgactcgccgtcactggatggccccggccagctgagcgtgatggagaccaactcctttaagcacagcaaccagctttctctgcggctgacgcagggctctgacaagcacgtcaaagactacctggctgcctgtctggcctctgtcaag GCTGAGAAGGAAGCACTGGAGCTAAAATTGAAAAAGACAGAAGATGATCTGACGAGGCGGCTCAACGACGCCGAGCAG ACGCTGTCGGAGATGGAGCGCATGCGTCTGGAATGGACTCTTGAGAAGAACTCGCTTTGCAGCCGCCACGCTGACGAGTTGCGCCGTGAGCAGGAGAAGGCGGCCGAC TTGCAGgagcgccagcagcagcagacgcaAAAGCACTGTCAGGATCTGGAGCGCGCTCACCAGCGCGACAGCCAGCAGATGCAAAGCCGCCTGGTGCAGCTGGAGACCTCCTGTGGGCAGCTGAGTGACAGGGACTACCAAAACCAGGCCGCCCTCAGGGACCTCAAGGCCAAACTGGTGGCCGCCGAGGAG GAGTGCCAGCGCTTCCAGCAGCAGGTGGCGTCGATGCGGCGCCAGAGGGACTCGGCCGAGACAGCGCTTCACGCCAACGAGCGACTGGGCCAACAGCTGCAGACGCGTGTGGGCACGCTGGAGCAGGAAGCCAAAGACCGCGAGCAAAACGCGAGTCGCACTCAGGAGGCACTGAAGGCGGCACAACAGCAGAAG GAAACCCTCGAGGAGGACGCCCGCAGCAAAGAAGCCCAGGTGGAGATTTTGTCCGCAGACTTGAAGAAG GCCAACGAGATTATCAAGAAATTCTGGTGCGAGCTGCAAGTTCAGCAGAGCAAGAACAAGGACAAGAACGTGGCACTGGTGGAGCAGGAGAAAGTGCTGCGCGACACCTCCACCCAGCTGGAGCGAGCACAGGGGGAAGTGCGCGATGCTcaccagcagctgcagcacAAGGACCAGCAG GTTGCGAGTCTGAAggaacagctggagtccagcatgaAGAAGCTGGCCGAGTCGAAGGAGCTACTGCAGAGCAATGAGAATG TGATCGGCTGGATAAACAAGCAACTGAACGAGAAGCGGCTGAGCGAGATGCTTGCGGAGCCGCCAcggagcacgccgccgaccgccgccATGACGTCAGCG GCTCACTTTTATCCTCACGTGAGCAAAAGTCCCGCAATGCCCGATGTTGTCTACAAGCCAGC AGCGAGCCCGAGCGTTGGCGGTCTGGATGCCAAATACTTCAAGAGGAGAGATGACGGCGGCGGCCCCGTTCGCGAGTCTCCCGACGCGCTCATCGCCAGAG AGTTTCCGCGGAGCAAAACACCTTCAGCCTACTTTCCCAACTAA